The following proteins are co-located in the Eptesicus fuscus isolate TK198812 chromosome 9, DD_ASM_mEF_20220401, whole genome shotgun sequence genome:
- the C9H1orf210 gene encoding type III endosome membrane protein TEMP, producing MSDANQTTVGPSGLPTVSAMTNGPGSGARAWPVLVGVVLGAVVLSLLIALAAKCHLCRKYRISYQHRPLPRTRKGICPEVGEDDDDDGFIEDNYIQPGASELGTEGSRHHFSL from the exons ATGAGTGACGCAAACCAGA ccactgtgggaccCTCGGGACTCCCCACGGTATCAGCCATGACCAatgggccaggctctggggcccGGGCATGGCCTGTGCTGGTGGGGGTTGTGCTGGGAGCTGTggtcctctctctcctcattgcaCTTGCTGCCAAATGCCACCTCTGCCGCAAATACCGCATCAGCTACCAGCACCGCCCACTGCCCAGGACAAGGAAGGGGATCTGTCCGGAGGTcggtgaagatgatgatgatgatggtttcATTGAGGACAATTACATTCAGCCTGGGGCCAGCGAGCTGGGGACAGAAGGTAGCAGGCACCATTTCTCCCTCTGA